Proteins encoded together in one Lachnospiraceae bacterium JLR.KK008 window:
- a CDS encoding ATP-binding protein has product MPLTNQQYDSIFREFEEKQNRSQRKRLQKLTEIYENIPEYEEVEHSISSVSVAQAKKLLDGDDHALADLKHKLQTLSQKKHMLLRNAGYPETYLDPEYECTLCKDTGYIEGQKCNCLKQKIVSLLYEQSNIKETLEKENFSVLSYDYYEKEDLERFRQTVSASNKFICNFSSAYRNLFFYGSVGAGKSFLSNCIAKELIEAGYLVLYFSASGLIDTLSGNSFAGRARESLYHISQDLYHCDLLIIDDLGTEYTNAYVVSQLFSCLNERHLRRKSTLISTNLSLEDLRNKYSERIFSRITSNYDMYKVTGPDIRMYRKTMMNRK; this is encoded by the coding sequence GTGCCTCTGACAAATCAGCAGTATGATTCTATTTTCCGCGAGTTTGAGGAAAAGCAGAATCGTTCTCAGCGTAAAAGACTTCAAAAACTGACGGAGATTTATGAAAATATTCCTGAATACGAGGAAGTAGAGCATTCTATTTCCTCTGTTTCTGTTGCTCAGGCAAAGAAACTCCTTGACGGTGACGATCACGCCTTGGCTGATCTGAAGCATAAGCTACAAACGCTTTCCCAAAAAAAGCATATGTTGCTGCGCAATGCCGGTTATCCGGAAACCTATCTTGATCCCGAATACGAATGTACTCTCTGCAAAGATACCGGATATATCGAGGGGCAGAAATGCAACTGTCTGAAGCAAAAAATCGTATCCCTTTTGTACGAGCAGTCAAATATTAAAGAAACTCTCGAAAAAGAAAATTTCTCTGTGCTGTCTTATGATTATTATGAGAAAGAAGATCTGGAACGTTTCCGGCAGACAGTCTCTGCCAGCAACAAATTTATTTGTAATTTTTCCTCTGCCTACCGCAATTTGTTTTTCTATGGTTCCGTAGGCGCCGGAAAATCCTTTCTTAGTAACTGTATTGCAAAAGAATTGATTGAGGCAGGCTATCTTGTTCTCTATTTCAGTGCCAGCGGGCTGATCGATACGCTGTCTGGTAACTCTTTTGCCGGCAGGGCCCGGGAGAGCCTCTATCATATCAGTCAGGATCTCTACCATTGTGACTTACTCATAATTGATGATCTCGGGACCGAATATACAAATGCTTATGTCGTTTCCCAGTTATTTTCCTGTCTTAACGAGAGGCATCTGCGCAGAAAATCTACATTGATCTCCACAAATCTTTCTCTGGAAGATTTAAGAAATAAATATTCGGAACGCATTTTTTCCCGGATAACAAGCAACTATGATATGTATAAAGTCACCGGTCCTGATATCCGAATGTACCGCAAAACGATGATGAACAGAAAGTGA
- a CDS encoding DnaD domain protein — protein MGKLTICQENAAMFTAVSNCFIDQYMAEANDAQLKVYLYLLRTFQSNEMTDISDMADRFNHTEKDILRALKYWEKKGLIALEYDAAKSLTSIRILALQEHRQEQPAVTVRPTQSADIVPLPSAKQIPQEVVPEKPSYSLDDLKAFRSNEETEQLLFIVEQYIGKPLTPTEMKTILFIYDKLGFSSDLIDYLIQYCVGRDKRDFRYIEKVALSWSQDHITTPKQAKSLARKYDKTVYTVMKALGKTGTPTPKEVSYITHWTKELGFTLSVIEVACERTVMATDKHRFEYADSILTSWSRSHVHNLEDIHAADAAYQKSKPAQIRTTTANNQFNQFPQREYDFDALERELLSN, from the coding sequence ATGGGGAAATTAACAATTTGCCAGGAAAATGCTGCCATGTTTACGGCGGTTTCTAACTGTTTTATTGACCAATATATGGCGGAAGCTAACGACGCGCAGCTTAAAGTGTACCTGTATTTGCTTCGCACCTTCCAGTCCAATGAGATGACCGATATATCTGATATGGCTGATCGCTTCAACCATACGGAGAAAGATATTTTGCGTGCTCTGAAATACTGGGAAAAAAAGGGGCTGATCGCGCTCGAATACGATGCGGCAAAAAGTCTTACTTCGATTCGTATTCTTGCCTTACAGGAGCACCGCCAGGAACAGCCTGCCGTGACCGTCAGACCGACGCAGTCCGCAGACATTGTACCTCTCCCCTCGGCAAAGCAAATTCCACAGGAGGTTGTTCCGGAAAAGCCATCCTATTCTCTGGACGATTTGAAGGCATTCCGCAGCAATGAAGAAACCGAGCAGTTACTTTTTATTGTAGAACAATATATTGGCAAACCCTTGACTCCCACAGAAATGAAGACAATCCTCTTTATCTATGACAAACTTGGATTTTCCTCTGACCTGATCGACTACCTCATTCAGTATTGCGTGGGAAGAGACAAACGGGATTTCCGTTATATTGAGAAAGTCGCTCTGAGTTGGTCGCAAGATCATATTACAACTCCCAAACAGGCCAAATCGCTTGCCAGAAAATATGATAAGACCGTGTATACCGTTATGAAAGCCCTGGGCAAGACAGGTACCCCCACACCAAAAGAAGTGTCTTATATTACACATTGGACAAAAGAGCTGGGGTTCACGCTCTCGGTGATTGAGGTTGCCTGTGAAAGAACTGTCATGGCCACGGACAAGCACCGCTTCGAGTATGCCGACAGCATTCTTACGAGCTGGAGCCGTTCTCATGTACATAATTTGGAAGACATTCATGCCGCAGATGCTGCTTACCAAAAGAGTAAACCGGCGCAGATCCGTACCACTACTGCAAATAACCAGTTTAATCAGTTTCCTCAGCGCGAATATGACTTTGACGCGCTTGAAAGGGAACTTCTAAGCAACTGA
- the murC gene encoding UDP-N-acetylmuramate--L-alanine ligase, with translation MYQIDFANPIHIHFIGIGGISMSGLAEILLEAGFIISGSDVRRSPLTEMLESRGVSVFYTQSASNLTDDIDLVVYTAAIHTGNPEFLAIAQKGLPSLTRAQLLGQIMRNYETPVAVSGTHGKTTTTSMIAEILLKAEADPTLSVGGILQSLGGNIRVGKSGYFVTEACEYTNSFLSFYPKIGIILNVEEDHMDFFKDIHEIRESFHKFASLIPEDGLLIVNGEIEALDSITKDLKCRIVTYGSDPANDYFYRDLTFGETGLPSFTLHHKSGQPETVSLNVPGEHNVLNALAAIALSDALSLPRQTALAALAQFHGTDRRFEYKGEIGGVTIIDDYAHHPTEISATLRAAANYPHKTLWCVFQPHTYTRTKAFLPEFAQALSLADKIVLADIYAARETDTLGISSRTLQEEIQKSGKDCFYFPSFDEIENFLLEKCINGDLLITMGAGDIVKVGENLLGD, from the coding sequence ATGTATCAGATTGATTTTGCGAATCCTATTCACATACATTTCATTGGCATCGGCGGCATCAGCATGAGCGGCCTGGCAGAAATTCTGCTGGAAGCGGGGTTTATCATTTCCGGTTCAGATGTACGCCGCTCCCCACTTACCGAAATGCTGGAGAGCAGAGGAGTCTCTGTCTTTTACACACAGAGTGCTTCTAACCTGACCGATGATATTGATCTTGTCGTATACACCGCCGCTATTCACACGGGCAATCCAGAGTTTCTGGCGATCGCTCAGAAAGGACTGCCCTCTCTCACAAGAGCCCAGCTTCTCGGACAGATTATGCGTAATTACGAAACGCCTGTTGCCGTCAGTGGGACCCATGGCAAAACGACAACGACTTCGATGATCGCAGAAATACTTTTAAAAGCCGAGGCAGATCCGACCTTGTCTGTCGGCGGCATTCTGCAGTCTTTAGGCGGCAATATTCGTGTTGGGAAATCCGGTTACTTTGTTACGGAAGCCTGCGAATACACCAATAGCTTTTTAAGTTTTTACCCTAAGATCGGCATTATTCTGAATGTTGAAGAAGACCACATGGATTTCTTTAAGGATATTCATGAGATTCGGGAATCCTTTCATAAATTTGCCTCTCTGATCCCCGAGGATGGTCTCCTGATCGTCAACGGAGAGATTGAGGCATTAGACTCGATCACAAAGGATCTCAAATGCCGTATCGTTACATACGGCAGCGATCCGGCAAACGATTATTTCTACCGTGATCTCACTTTCGGAGAGACCGGTCTGCCTTCCTTTACGCTTCATCATAAGTCAGGGCAGCCTGAAACTGTCAGCCTGAATGTTCCCGGGGAACATAACGTGCTTAACGCCCTGGCTGCGATCGCTCTGTCAGATGCCCTTTCTTTGCCACGTCAGACTGCTCTGGCTGCTCTGGCTCAATTCCACGGCACCGACAGGCGTTTTGAATATAAAGGAGAGATCGGCGGCGTAACCATTATTGATGATTATGCACATCATCCGACGGAGATCTCGGCAACTCTTCGTGCTGCTGCAAACTATCCGCATAAGACATTGTGGTGCGTATTCCAGCCTCACACATATACTCGCACCAAGGCATTCCTGCCCGAATTTGCCCAAGCACTTTCTCTGGCAGATAAGATTGTTCTGGCAGATATTTACGCTGCAAGAGAGACAGATACCCTCGGAATCAGTTCCCGCACTCTCCAGGAAGAAATCCAAAAATCCGGGAAAGATTGCTTTTATTTCCCTTCCTTTGATGAGATTGAAAACTTTTTATTGGAAAAATGTATCAACGGTGATCTGTTGATAACTATGGGAGCCGGAGACATCGTAAAAGTCGGCGAAAATTTATTGGGAGACTAG